A single genomic interval of Halalkalibaculum roseum harbors:
- a CDS encoding PorV/PorQ family protein, which yields MIRLAGLSCILVLIVFLSLFPFNAVGQPAGYAGSFSRIGFGPRGIAMGNALTATHTEGVYAYYNPAHAAFSDGGNQIDLSTALMSFDRRFNSLNATFKLPPSAGLTISLLNANVKDIDGRTASGYYTSDLKTSEFQLSTSFGINISTKLALGVGVKLNLADYHPEVSPARGVAFDIGALFRLSNKLSLGFTAQDLLASYSWNSSDLYGDESLGDRTETFPTRLNLGAAYYLKSVLIASSFGYLIHDEEHFEQAKVGVSWLVHQRISLRGGWQIDDLNNITDAQRPGAGFSIHLPFDILEPSVDYAYLKEPSGVSSMHVFGLRLNL from the coding sequence GTGATACGCTTAGCCGGTTTATCGTGTATACTGGTACTTATAGTATTTCTATCACTTTTTCCTTTCAATGCCGTTGGACAACCCGCGGGCTATGCCGGTTCGTTCTCTCGCATAGGATTCGGTCCCAGGGGTATTGCTATGGGAAATGCATTGACGGCTACGCATACAGAGGGAGTTTATGCCTACTACAACCCGGCTCATGCGGCCTTTTCCGATGGCGGGAATCAGATTGACCTGTCCACTGCACTGATGAGTTTTGATCGTAGGTTTAATAGCCTGAATGCAACATTTAAACTGCCACCTTCCGCCGGTCTGACTATCTCCCTGCTCAATGCAAATGTAAAGGACATCGATGGTCGAACTGCCAGCGGATACTACACATCTGATCTTAAAACCAGTGAATTCCAGTTGTCAACTTCCTTTGGAATCAATATTAGCACGAAATTAGCTTTGGGGGTTGGGGTAAAACTCAACCTGGCCGATTACCATCCCGAAGTCTCTCCGGCCCGGGGAGTCGCTTTTGATATCGGGGCGCTATTCCGGCTATCCAACAAGCTCTCACTGGGCTTTACAGCCCAGGATCTCCTGGCATCATATAGCTGGAATTCTTCTGACTTATACGGTGACGAGTCACTAGGTGACCGTACCGAAACCTTTCCAACCCGTTTAAATCTTGGAGCTGCTTATTATCTCAAATCAGTGCTTATTGCTTCAAGTTTCGGGTATTTAATACATGATGAGGAACATTTTGAGCAGGCAAAGGTAGGAGTTTCCTGGCTGGTGCATCAACGAATAAGCCTGAGAGGCGGTTGGCAAATCGATGATCTCAACAATATTACAGATGCTCAACGTCCGGGTGCCGGGTTTTCCATCCATCTTCCTTTTGACATTTTGGAACCATCTGTAGATTATGCCTACCTGAAAGAACCCAGCGGCGTTTCTTCCATGCATGTATTCGGACTAAGATTGAATTTATGA
- the pssA gene encoding CDP-diacylglycerol--serine O-phosphatidyltransferase, with the protein MKYPIQKWKRFRQRRKKKNGGKRKQIPRIVVPSFFTLMNLFCGFLAIISIAEGRLFFGAWLIVFAGLFDALDGFMARLSNATSQFGIELDSISDVVSFGVAPGFLLYTFGLNSLPFVGIILSALPPLCGAVRLARYNVDAQESRPDYFKGLPIPAQAIMISSFYLTFFDRMELFMDFKNGINTVLIPLIVLLSFIMVSTIPFDKMPSFDKKSIKKYKGRLFLFIFYGILIVFLQEIGLMIVFSAFILKGIALGAITFWKEAFGDNGEEEEFQEG; encoded by the coding sequence ATGAAATATCCCATACAAAAGTGGAAGCGTTTCAGGCAGCGCCGTAAAAAGAAAAACGGCGGGAAAAGAAAGCAGATACCACGAATTGTTGTTCCCAGTTTCTTCACCTTAATGAATCTGTTCTGCGGATTTCTCGCAATTATCAGTATCGCGGAAGGCCGACTGTTTTTCGGAGCCTGGCTGATCGTCTTCGCAGGACTTTTTGATGCACTTGACGGCTTTATGGCACGCCTATCCAATGCCACCAGCCAATTCGGTATAGAACTGGATTCAATAAGTGATGTGGTTTCCTTCGGTGTAGCACCGGGTTTTCTCCTCTATACCTTTGGTCTCAACAGCCTCCCTTTTGTAGGGATCATACTAAGTGCCTTACCACCACTCTGTGGGGCCGTTAGACTGGCACGTTATAATGTCGATGCCCAGGAAAGTCGTCCGGATTATTTCAAGGGTCTGCCTATTCCGGCACAGGCCATCATGATTTCTTCTTTTTACCTGACCTTTTTCGACCGGATGGAACTATTCATGGACTTCAAAAATGGGATTAATACCGTGTTGATCCCGCTAATTGTCCTGCTCTCTTTTATTATGGTCAGTACCATACCCTTTGATAAAATGCCCAGTTTTGATAAGAAATCGATAAAGAAATACAAAGGGCGCCTGTTTCTTTTTATTTTCTACGGTATACTGATTGTTTTTCTGCAGGAAATCGGACTCATGATTGTATTTTCTGCATTCATCCTGAAAGGAATCGCCTTGGGAGCCATAACCTTCTGGAAGGAAGCATTTGGTGATAACGGTGAGGAAGAAGAGTTTCAGGAAGGCTAG
- a CDS encoding phosphatidylserine decarboxylase family protein, whose translation MIAREGYSNIAFVLVFGIAISILGGLYIDHWLVYGIYALSLILSLFILFFFRDPDRITPEDDSLIISPADGKVVMVKEVEEEIYMNSKATQISIFLSPLNVHVNRVPASGTIEYVKYHPGVYLMAWDERASSMNERADFGLKMNNGIKIFFRQITGFLARRIVYSISEQDEVKAGSRFGIMKFGSRMDVLLPDDVEISVKEGDRTVAGESVLGKIIKSDKAEAQHTESQSQTSVSSE comes from the coding sequence ATGATTGCCAGAGAAGGGTATTCAAACATTGCATTTGTGCTGGTGTTTGGCATTGCTATAAGTATACTTGGCGGTTTGTACATTGATCACTGGTTGGTTTACGGTATTTATGCCCTCTCATTAATTCTGTCACTGTTTATACTGTTTTTCTTTCGTGATCCTGATCGTATTACACCGGAAGACGATAGCCTGATAATATCACCGGCGGATGGCAAAGTTGTGATGGTCAAAGAGGTAGAGGAAGAGATTTACATGAACAGCAAAGCTACCCAAATCAGTATCTTTCTTTCACCTCTCAATGTTCACGTAAATCGTGTTCCTGCATCGGGTACTATAGAGTATGTAAAATATCATCCCGGGGTGTACCTTATGGCGTGGGATGAGCGGGCTTCAAGCATGAATGAACGGGCGGATTTCGGTTTGAAGATGAATAACGGAATCAAAATATTTTTTCGCCAAATTACCGGATTTCTGGCTCGACGTATTGTGTACAGCATCAGTGAACAGGATGAAGTGAAGGCCGGCAGCCGATTTGGCATTATGAAATTCGGTTCCAGGATGGATGTACTGCTTCCCGACGATGTAGAGATTTCGGTTAAAGAGGGCGACCGGACGGTAGCAGGCGAATCTGTTTTGGGAAAGATAATAAAGTCGGACAAAGCTGAGGCGCAACACACAGAATCGCAATCGCAGACATCAGTCTCCAGCGAATGA
- a CDS encoding PorV/PorQ family protein codes for MNLKIIFFITLLFTLGHIFASAQSTGFELLTTGPNTEALGLGETTTAYLLGASNLYTNPANLAFEPSSGFNADYSLWIGGLTNTHAAVNFKRNRSAIAFGLLASQADDFELRSRPGPSQGSFSISYLSLSGAYALNYRNLAIGASFQYLREELYIYNASGYAINAGISSHWFNRKLYVSAALQNAGKMDELNTEATRLPALVRVGINARIYELGTGENDFPVSISVLSDVVIPVNNDPMNNTTNTHEQDEAYLNFGISVTAADILTLRGGYKTGETTRPLSFGTGIILNNITANYALVPFETGFGTVHSIGIGFTF; via the coding sequence ATGAACTTGAAAATAATATTCTTTATTACCCTTCTTTTTACGCTGGGGCATATTTTTGCTTCAGCCCAAAGTACCGGATTTGAACTGTTGACTACCGGCCCCAATACCGAAGCCCTTGGTTTGGGTGAGACTACCACAGCCTATCTTTTGGGAGCTTCAAACCTGTATACCAACCCGGCGAATCTGGCCTTTGAACCGTCTTCCGGATTCAATGCCGATTATTCACTATGGATTGGCGGACTCACCAATACCCATGCAGCGGTGAATTTTAAAAGAAATAGAAGCGCCATAGCTTTTGGACTTTTAGCTTCACAGGCAGATGACTTCGAATTAAGAAGCCGCCCGGGCCCTTCACAGGGATCCTTCAGTATCAGTTACCTTTCCCTATCGGGAGCTTATGCCTTAAACTATAGAAATCTAGCCATAGGTGCTTCGTTTCAGTATCTAAGGGAAGAACTCTACATCTATAATGCATCGGGGTATGCTATAAATGCCGGTATCTCGAGCCACTGGTTCAACCGGAAACTTTATGTTTCAGCTGCATTGCAAAATGCCGGTAAAATGGATGAGTTGAATACAGAAGCTACACGGCTACCTGCTTTAGTCCGTGTCGGTATCAATGCGCGTATTTATGAACTCGGGACTGGGGAAAACGATTTCCCTGTCTCAATTTCTGTTCTCTCGGATGTTGTAATTCCCGTAAACAATGACCCGATGAACAATACAACTAATACCCATGAGCAAGACGAAGCTTACCTAAACTTTGGAATATCTGTCACTGCGGCAGATATCTTAACTTTGAGAGGTGGCTATAAAACAGGGGAAACAACCCGGCCCTTGAGTTTTGGTACCGGGATTATATTAAATAATATAACGGCCAACTATGCCCTGGTACCTTTTGAAACCGGCTTTGGAACCGTGCATTCTATAGGAATCGGTTTTACTTTCTAA